In Astyanax mexicanus isolate ESR-SI-001 chromosome 5, AstMex3_surface, whole genome shotgun sequence, a single window of DNA contains:
- the zc3h10 gene encoding zinc finger CCCH domain-containing protein 10, with the protein MQDSFLVALSAMPDRDSTYLAGGGGGGSSAVGVGAVIVGEDGGASSSLSGGGGGISGSTAGCGGVGGGSGTMGCGGALGNGHNCGGASGGFGSSLALDGVCRDFLRNVCKRGKRCRFRHPDFNEVPDLGVQKNEFIFCHDHQNKECVRINCRFVHGSKEDEDYYKKTGELPLWLRWKVAAGLGLSPADLPQNRGEAPICRDYLKGECQRGNKCKFRHVRKDHEHEASRVGMGGMIGVAGAVSGMVNTGGGGVGGSGGACGGMSGLVGGGVGNLMGMGSPNLGGCREQVLCSGGGGGSMGSCLAMGTASQRRYDRGACSVYDPLFENGLFDAGSLEAPVDHTTLQLKRRRLEGLRLADGASGGHYELGVQATMTTRPLEYRLLEEENALLRKRVEELKKQVSNLIATNEVLLEQNAQFRSQPKVMTLSSTPAPAEQSLAPPVGSVSSYNHGIAQTHTTLSSAGLQPRPVTQQDLVAPAGAPTAPPANAAPPTAPPPHLNPEIAPLSAALAQTIAQGMAPPVSMAPVAVSVAPVAVSMAQPMPGITISHATTPMVSYPIASQSMRITTLPH; encoded by the exons ATGCAGGATTCCTTCTTGGTTGCGCTGAGTGCCATGCCTGACAGAGATAGCACCTACCTGGCAGGTGGCGGCGGCGGAGGAAGCAGTGCGGTGGGTGTAGGTGCAGTAATAGTAGGGGAGGACGGGGGAGCCAGCTCAAGTTTGTCTGGAGGTGGAGGAGGCATAAGCGGAAGCACTGCTGGCTGTGGCGGGGTCGGTGGTGGGTCTGGGACCATGGGATGTGGTGGTGCCCTGGGAAACGGCCATAACTGCGGAGGAGCCAGTGGAGGCTTTGGTTCTAGTCTGGCCTTAGACGGTGTGTGTCGGGACTTCTTGCGCAATGTATGCAAACGTGGTAAACGATGCCGTTTTCGCCACCCGGACTTCAATGAAGTGCCAGATCTGGGTGTGCAGAAGAATGAATTTATCTTCTGCCACGACCACCAGAACAAGGAGTGTGTACGCATCAACTGCCGCTTTGTTCACGGCTccaaggaggatgaagactactACAAGAAGACTGGCGAGTTGCCTCTGTGGCTACGTTGGAAAGTAGCTGCGGGATTGGGCTTGTCACCTGCAGATCTACCACAAAATCGAGGAGAAGCTCCCATCTGCAGGGACTACCTGAAAGGGGAGTGCCAGCGGGGGAACAAGTGCAAGTTCCGCCATGTGCGGAAAGACCACGAACACGAGGCGTCTCGGGTTGGCATGGGGGGCATGATTGGTGTCGCCGGTGCGGTCAGTGGAATGGTAAACACAGGTGGTGGGGGAGTGGGGGGCAGTGGTGGGGCCTGTGGTGGGATGTCCGGGCTGGTCGGGGGAGGTGTAGGGAACCTGATGGGAATGGGAAGCCCTAACCTTGGAGGATGCAGGGAACAGGTATTGTGCAGTGGAGGAGGAGGGGGCTCCATGGGCAGCTGTCTAGCTATGGGGACTGCCAGTCAGCGACGCTATGACAGGGGTGCATGTTCAGTCTATGACCCACTGTTTGAGAATGGGCTGTTTGACGCTGGGTCACTGGAGGCCCCTGTGGACCACACTACTCTTCAGCTGAAAAGAAGGCGATTGGAAGGGCTTCGATTGGCTGATGGTGCTAGCGGAGGACACTATGAACTGGGGGTGCAGGCTACCATGACCACCCGGCCTTTGGAGTACCGTCTCCTTGAAGAGGAGAATGCTTTGCTGAGGAAGAGGGTGGAGGAACTTAAGAAACAG GTCTCCAACCTTATTGCCACCAATGAAGTCCTACTGGAGCAGAATGCTCAGTTCCGCAGCCAGCCTAAAGTCATGACCCTTTCATCCACGCCAGCTCCAGCTGAGCAGAGTCTGGCACCCCCTGTCGGCTCTGTGAGTTCCTACAACCATGGCATTGCCCAGACGCATACAACTCTGAGCAGTGCCGGTCTCCAGCCTCGTCCTGTTACCCAGCAGGACCTGGTTGCACCAGCGGGGGCCCCAACAGCCCCTCCAGCTAATGCTGCACCCCCAACTGCACCACCCCCTCACCTGAACCCAGAGATTGCTCCTCTCTCGGCTGCACTTGCACAGACAATTGCACAGGGCATGGCTCCGCCTGTTTCAATGGCACCTGTTGCAGTTTCTGTGGCACCAGTTGCTGTATCCATGGCACAGCCCATGCCAGGCATCACAATAAGTCACGCCACAACACCAATGGTATCTTATCCCATCGCAAGTCAAAGTATGAGAATCACCACTCTGCCACATTAG